The Ammoniphilus sp. CFH 90114 nucleotide sequence AAGGAGACCAACATCATAGCCGTAAAAACAATAATATAGAAATAGGTTAGGACAAAGGTAAGTACATCGTTGAGAAAAAATTGTTGGATATAATACACGATATTCCCTTCAATGCTATACACCCAAGGGGTAAAATCCCCCACACCCTTCATTTCTTTCTCAATGAGCTGTTGGATTTTGTTAAGCACAAGCACGACGACTAAAGCTAAGAAATGCCATAACAAAATTTTCTCCCTAAAGACAGCCTTCAGCAGTTCAATGATAGGGTAAAGTGGATTTCTTTTTAGTACTAAGCCTACCATGATCAAAACCGTAACTGCCATTGTCATCATAATCATACTAATTGAATCAAACATGTAATCGTTTCCTCTCTAAAATAAATCAACGTAAAAAGACCTCAGCCTAATGGCAAAGGTCTTGCTTAGTACTGAAACAACGGTACCAACAAAGCCGGAGGATAACCCACGAAGTGACGACTTTGTTTCAGGTCTATATTAAGCCTGATAGCTACTCCCCTTTGGGATACATTTATGTCATTTCCCTCCATTATATGAGATTAGGCTAAAGGTGACAATGATAAATTTTTACTCTTTTTCTTAATACCATTGAACTAAAGTTGGTCTATCAGATACTAACTCAGTCCCTACGCTAGAATAGATGGTGATAAACGTAAAATACGCATGTAAGAAATAGAGCCCAACAAAAAGAGTATAACCAGTTCCACTTCAACCCAACTACATATGGGGGTTTATCTACCATTCCCCCTACAATAACATTTATAGCCGATACAGGTGAAAGAACTAACGCCATCGCCCAACCAGCAATAAGAGTACCTGCTAGCGAAACAGGGTTTAGCCCAACGGCAGCTGGAGAAAGACTAGTTCCGAGAACAGATCCGGTCACAAGAGGATGTACCCCAACTATCGCCAGGAGAGGAATAATGATCATCAACAGAAAAATCATCAACCACAGAGATACAGAGCCTAACGTAGTGAACAAAGATGGCAGGACTTGACCGAAATTGGTATTAGCAATCATTTCCCCCAAAAAACCTGCACTCAGAAATAAGCTCACTTCATTTATCATTTTAGGAAGTATCTGAATCCGATAATCTCTTACGGCTGCTATATATGCTATTTTCTGTTTGGTTAAAGTAACCATGACCAATGGGAATACTATTGAAATTACGGACATAGCAATCATGATCGGCAGGCCTACCCAGCTTTCTAAGGCTAGGGATAAAATGATCAAAAGCAGGACGAGGAAAATGAAAACTATTAGTTTACGCTTTGCGCTATTAGATATAGGGAACGGAATGCTTGGGATTTGATTCTCTATAATAACCTGTTTTCGATACACCATCCAACCATATAGCATAAGAAAACCTAAGCTAAGCAAACCGAACATAAGTGCAGGACCAAGATACATATAGCTTGGCAGATTCAAGTAGTAGAGAATCAAAATAACAGTCGGAAAGTACGGACCCCATAACATAGAAGCAGCATAACCACGCATCAATGCCTGTACACCCGTTTGGGTATATCTTCTGAAGTGGTCTTCAAGCATCTCATAGTTAAGTCTTAAACCACCCATATTCATGATGATACAGATGGAAAATGTAAGAAAGGAAACAAAACTATAAAACCTTTGCCTTCCTTCTAGCCTCCCTACAGCGACTTCCTGAATGACTTTGAAATGCCCCTCCACTCTGAAAGGAATGGATAGCAGCGGAATAAAAACCAAAAAAGTAACCAACGGCATGTTTTTCGTCAGACTTTCCAACCACATATCGGCTGTTCCACCATAGAAAAAAAATATGACATGACCCATCACCAACATGCTGGCACACAGGATTTTGGAGGCCTTATTCAGATAATAAACACCAAAAAGCAAGCTCAATCCCAGAAAAAAAATGAAGACCCAAAATAATAGATCTAAAGGGAGAAAAAAGTACACTAAATAAATTAATGCCATGAATAGAATACCGGACGATCGTATAAAGGTGATGGGTATTCGGTTTATTAAAGATGACATGTCACTCCTCCTATCGGTATATTGTATACCTTATTTTTACGCTAGAAAAGAGAGAAACAACTAAAAGAGCTACTAAATAAGCAGCTCGCTGGATTAAGCAAAAATTTAAAAATGTAATATAACTTTATCACATTGTAACGTTACTGTAACAATATTTTGTTATTATAATCGTAGTTCTTTAAGTAACCCCCTTAAACTCTGCTTGCCAAACAAGGCAAGCTTATTTTTTTTACTTTAAAACATATTCTGCCAATACACTTTGGAGTACGTGACCTGATGAATCGATATGTTCTATGAGGCGCTGATCATTTTTACCAGTCCTACCATATTACTTCTCCATATCTATTATTTTTATCTGTAACCACAATTTGTGGCTACAACTCCTCTTCCATATGATGTTATCGTTATATTAGATTTCCATTCCAACTAAATCTACCTAATACATCTAATGAGAGGATAATCAGTATGAAAAAGCTAAAACTATTACATATTGCCTTAAGTGGATCATTGCTTCTTGGTGGGGTCTTTACCCCTTTTGCTTCAACAACTTCTGCTGCTTCCCTAGGTCAAGAAGTAGCAGACCGTGCGAAAGACTATATTGGATATAAAATTACCGATTTCCAATCCGCTGATTTTGTTTCTTACGTTTTTAGCAAGGAAGGGGTCAATATTCCTGACAATCTGAAAGAACTTAGCCAGGAAGGAGATCTAATCTCAAACCCCTATCACCTTAAACAAGGTGACGTTCTCTTCTTTGGGACAAGTAGAACTCAATTACTTGCAACAGGTATCTATGTTGGAAATGGTGAGTTTATTATCGCTTATAAACCCTACGAAAAAGTGAGAAAGATGAATCTTCGTACCGATAAGGAGGCGCAGAAATATTTCCTTGGGGCAAAGCGAATTTCTGCTAGCGATTCATCCAAGGAGGGACCGGATAAGAACAGCGGCAAACCCACATGGGAAGCAACTGCTAATCGAGTGATTGCTGAAGGGATGAAGCATTTAGGGGTAAAATATAAACTTGGAGCGGATTATAAAAAGGATGGTTCCATGAAATTTGACTGTAGCTCCTTTACTCAATATATTTTTGCTAAAGCCGCTGGCTTC carries:
- a CDS encoding C40 family peptidase; the encoded protein is MKKLKLLHIALSGSLLLGGVFTPFASTTSAASLGQEVADRAKDYIGYKITDFQSADFVSYVFSKEGVNIPDNLKELSQEGDLISNPYHLKQGDVLFFGTSRTQLLATGIYVGNGEFIIAYKPYEKVRKMNLRTDKEAQKYFLGAKRISASDSSKEGPDKNSGKPTWEATANRVIAEGMKHLGVKYKLGADYKKDGSMKFDCSSFTQYIFAKAAGFDLNRTSRAQFLLDGSKQLKREQLRKGDLVFFTTENNYKKYKSGDYKRNGHVGVVKKVHANGTIEVLHSYPQGGVVVQTMDANGKNFLSKSFLYGKRMIADNGTEARDVTMAKKGLTEMR